GAACCAAGCGGAAGCCTGCACACGGTAGGCGAAGATCGGCGGCAAGTCCTTCTCGCCGCCCTGATAGATCGATACGAAACCTTGTTTGCGCAGGGGTGTGGTTACGTTCTTCCGTTTGAGAATCGAGGGGATGAGGTGGGCGTGACGCTCCATCACCCGCACGGGCAGATTTACGGTTTCGAACGCATACCGCAGGTCCAGCAGCGCGCGATCGATGCTTTCGACGGAGGGTACGACCTCGCCAGTGAAATCGACGCCGCGATGCCGGCATACGGGATCGGTGAGGATGGCGGTATTGCTGCCTTCGTTCCGCGCTTTGCCCGCTTTCCCTACGAGGTCTGGCTCGCCCCGCGCAATCGGCGCGAAGGCCCGTGGGATTGCACACCCGAAGAACTCGAGGCACTCTCTTACTGGCTAGGCGAGGTTACGCGGCGCTATGACGCGCTGTTCGAACAGCCAGCCGCGACCATGATGGCATTCCATGCCGCGCCGCGCGGAGGCTCGTCAGGCTATCACTTTACGGTCCAGTTCTATCCGCTCCTGCGAGCGCCAGGCCGGATCAAATACCTTGCCTCTGTCGAGCAACACACCGGTACCTTTACCGTCGACGTCATGCCGGAAACCGCGGCGAGACTGCTGCGCGAGATTTGAACATGGCGAATATCTACACAGGCAGCGCGCCCGGGCGGGTTAATCTTATCGGTGAGCACACCGACTACAATGGCGGCATGGTTCTGCCTGCTGCGCTCTCCGTCGGGCTGGAGGTTTCGCTCGCCCCGCGCAGCGACAGCGCTGTAGCTATCAGCTCGTCCGGTTATGACGCGCCCGCAATACGCGACCTCGCCGACGATGCGTCGGGAGAGTGGCCGGACGCCTGCGTGGGCGCAATCCGCGAGGCGAACGTGCTTGGCCTGCTTGATGGCGGCGCGACGCTCGACATCGCCTCCACTATTCCCGAAGGTTCGGGCCTTTCCTCCTCGGCCGCGCTCATCGTTGCAATCCTGAAGGCAGCGCGCGCGCGCGTTATCGAGGGTCCGAGCGATGTCGATATCGCCATCGCGGCGCGCCGGGTCGAAAATCGCTATATGAATGTGCCGTGCGGGATCATGGACCAGATGGCAGTCGCGCTGGCGACGCCGGGCACAGCCATGGCGCTCGATACCAAAAAACTGGCCTACGGC
The Erythrobacter sp. THAF29 DNA segment above includes these coding regions:
- the galK gene encoding galactokinase, with protein sequence MANIYTGSAPGRVNLIGEHTDYNGGMVLPAALSVGLEVSLAPRSDSAVAISSSGYDAPAIRDLADDASGEWPDACVGAIREANVLGLLDGGATLDIASTIPEGSGLSSSAALIVAILKAARARVIEGPSDVDIAIAARRVENRYMNVPCGIMDQMAVALATPGTAMALDTKKLAYGLVPLPASHEMVVVHSGVTRKLTDGRYAARKEECDAAKRYFRTEDLCLLNWDTVSASDLDETPKKRTLHCIGENTRVHAAIAALDAGNIAAFGDAMNESHVSMRDLFEMSLPEIDALVASATDLGAVGARLTGGGFGGCIVACIEKGAREDWLEALLSRHPESRFIDAVSGG
- a CDS encoding galactose-1-phosphate uridylyltransferase; protein product: MTQLSRSLGGKPTFRRDHRKADGRMLYLYGRKLHDLEAQAESADEIAQGGEIRHHPLRDEWNVYAAHRQNRTFKPSAAQDPLAPTIPGGPKTEIPFEEFELAIFENKFAAFHPSASSAAKLGTVATEPARGACDVVVFGPEPSGSLHTVGEDRRQVLLAALIDRYETLFAQGCGYVLPFENRGDEVGVTLHHPHGQIYGFERIPQVQQRAIDAFDGGYDLASEIDAAMPAYGIGEDGGIAAFVPRFARFPYEVWLAPRNRREGPWDCTPEELEALSYWLGEVTRRYDALFEQPAATMMAFHAAPRGGSSGYHFTVQFYPLLRAPGRIKYLASVEQHTGTFTVDVMPETAARLLREI